The following nucleotide sequence is from Streptomyces bathyalis.
GGCCGCGCAGACGTAGGCGTCGAACACCGGTTGCTTCGCCCGCTCCGGGCCGGCGGATCCCGGCCTGCGACACGTACTCACCCCGGTACACCTCGGCGCTGCCGCACACCCCACAGCGGCCGTAGCGCATGTCCGCAGAAGTCATGAGGACGAGCCTAGATGTATTGACCTGATGCGTCGTTGACGCGGCTGATCGGTGACTTGGGAGATGGAACAGCACTGATCACGTGAGACCAGGTGCGGCAGCGGTACGGCGGAGCGCGCCGGGTGGGAGCGCGGGTTCCGCCTCCGGTGCACGGCCCTGCTGCTACGTGTCGAGGGAAGGCGTCCGGAGCAGACCGCGACGCACTCAACCCTTCAAGCGCACACCGTCCAGCAGCGCGTCGAGGAATTCGTCCGCCAGCTCGTCCGGACTGACCGGGCCTCCGGGTTCGAACCACAGATACGTGTAGTTGAGCATGCCCAGGATTCCCTTTACGAGCAGTCGAGGGGTGGGCCTGAGTACCCTCTCGTCGACACCGCGGTCGAGTACCTGGCGCCAATATCCTTCGTAGCGCTCACGAGCGGCGACGACCTTGTCCCGTTTCTCGCCCGTGAGCGCTGTGTACTCCCGGAAGAACACCGCCCATTCGGAACGATGACTCGCGATGTTCCGCAGGAGCTGCCGGGCCATCTCGCGAAGCAGCTCCTCCGCGGGACGACCGGCCCTCAGGAGCTCCTCGGCCTGGTCGTTCATGCGGTCGACCTGGGTCTTGCTGATCTCGTACAGCAGGGCCTCTTTGTTCCCGATGTAGTGATACAGCGCACCGCGCCCCAGGCCGACTGCCGTGCAGATTTCCGCAACACCCGTGCCGTGATAGCTGTTTCGGGCGAAGAGTTCGGCGGCGATGCCGATGACGCGCTCCCGGTTGTCCCCGTAGGTCGTGCTCATCTGCCGGCATACCCCTGAACTCGCTCGTCACGGCCGGGCCAGCCTATCGCCCCGAAGCCGTCGCTGAACCGGAACCCGGAGAGCAACTCCCGCGCGGCCACCATGTACTGAATCGTGGGCGTGCCCTCCTCGAGCCAGTTCAGGCGGGCGTCGCGATAGAGGCGTTCGACCGGGTGCTTTCGCGTGTAGCCGATGCCGCCGTGCACCAGCAGGGCCCGGTCGGTCACACGGCCGACGGCCTCCAGGCCGAACTGTTTGACCATCGAGGACTCGGCCGGAATCCGTGTCCCCGCATCCCACTTGGCCGCCGAGTCGGCGAGCATGCCGCGCAGGGCGTACACGTCCGTGGCCATTTCGGCGAGGTAGCGCTGGATGGCCTGCCGCTGCCCGATGGCCTTGCCGAAGGTCACCCTCGACTGTGCGTGTGCCAGCGACAGTTCGAGGGCCCGTTCCGATGTGCCCAGCGAGCTGGCAGCTATGAAGACGCGGCTGATCTCCAGCGCACGCTCGAGGTGCTGCTGGCCTTCTCCCGGCTTGCCGACGAGTGCGGAGGAGTCGACGGTCACCTCGTCGAGAGTGACCAGGCCGTGCTCACCGCCCTTGCAGCCCATGGTCTCGGGCAGCGG
It contains:
- a CDS encoding acyl-CoA dehydrogenase family protein, with amino-acid sequence MYDGLSDTEYERLAENVRTAIWEELAPLESRIEDEEQIPYDIVLPVLRECGAFGLLVPREYGGSGLSIRQYLPIIAEFAKIQGGIRVVVHVHNSFAHALSEVGDDTQRKAILPGAATGAKSVAFALTEPEHGTGADLGTTARPSGSGFVLTGQKWLITNSDLASHFFVFAKTGPEEVSAFLVERDAPGLSIEPLPETMGCKGGEHGLVTLDEVTVDSSALVGKPGEGQQHLERALEISRVFIAASSLGTSERALELSLAHAQSRVTFGKAIGQRQAIQRYLAEMATDVYALRGMLADSAAKWDAGTRIPAESSMVKQFGLEAVGRVTDRALLVHGGIGYTRKHPVERLYRDARLNWLEEGTPTIQYMVAARELLSGFRFSDGFGAIGWPGRDERVQGYAGR
- a CDS encoding TetR/AcrR family transcriptional regulator, translating into MSTTYGDNRERVIGIAAELFARNSYHGTGVAEICTAVGLGRGALYHYIGNKEALLYEISKTQVDRMNDQAEELLRAGRPAEELLREMARQLLRNIASHRSEWAVFFREYTALTGEKRDKVVAARERYEGYWRQVLDRGVDERVLRPTPRLLVKGILGMLNYTYLWFEPGGPVSPDELADEFLDALLDGVRLKG